A stretch of Plesiomonas shigelloides DNA encodes these proteins:
- the pncC gene encoding nicotinamide-nucleotide amidase, with product MYQSLLSLSEAVGARLTQLGWKIAAAESCTGGGIMAALTDIAGSSQYVERGFVTYTNQAKHQMLGVSWQTLDTYGAVSEPTVCEMVHGALLASEADVAIAVSGIAGPGGGSESKPVGTVWFAFASRSGRTLACHQLFSGDRHAVREQAVHFALQTLLNEFLF from the coding sequence ATGTATCAGAGTTTGTTATCACTGAGCGAAGCGGTGGGTGCCCGTTTAACCCAATTGGGCTGGAAAATTGCTGCCGCTGAATCCTGCACCGGAGGCGGGATCATGGCCGCGCTGACGGATATTGCGGGAAGCTCGCAGTATGTAGAGCGCGGCTTTGTCACTTATACCAATCAGGCTAAGCATCAGATGCTAGGGGTCTCTTGGCAGACGCTGGATACCTATGGCGCGGTCAGTGAACCGACGGTGTGCGAGATGGTACATGGCGCGCTGCTGGCGTCAGAGGCTGACGTGGCAATTGCGGTGAGCGGGATTGCAGGCCCGGGTGGCGGCAGCGAGAGTAAGCCGGTCGGGACCGTGTGGTTTGCCTTTGCCAGCCGTAGCGGGCGCACCTTAGCTTGCCATCAACTTTTCTCTGGCGATCGGCACGCCGTTCGTGAGCAGGCGGTGCATTTTGCATTGCAAACCCTGTTAAATGAGTTTCTCTTTTAA
- the mutS gene encoding DNA mismatch repair protein MutS has product MSDSLNLDAHTPMMQQYLRLKAQHPDILLFYRMGDFYELFYDDARLASQLLDISLTKRGQSAGEPIPMAGVPHHSIEGYLAKLIQLGESAAICEQIGDPATSKGPVERKVVRIVTPGTVSDEALLQERQDNLLAAICAHGDKFGYATLDISSGRFLLSEPDSTDAMLAELQRTNPAELLYAEDFPHAALIENRKGLRRRPLWEFEIDTARQQLNLQFGTRDLTGFGVEQADAGLRAAGCLLQYVKDTQRTALPHIRGVIMERQQDGIIMDAATRRNLEITLNLSGGTDCTLASVLDQTVTAMGSRMLKRWLHQPIRNRQILSHRQEAIRTLQHEMLVSELQPLLRQIGDLERILARLALRSARPRDLARMRNAFQQLPHINQLLQALACAPLQNLNQQIGDFAELCALLERAVIENPPVLIRDGGVLAPGYNAELDEWRALADGATTYLEQLEIRERERLGLDTLKVGFNAVHGYYIQVSRGQSEHVPAHYIRRQTLKNAERYIIPELKEYEDKVLTAKGKALALEKSLYEELFDLLLPHLPALQQSATALAELDVLANLAERADSLDYHCPQLSEQPGIAIENGRHPVVEQMLREPFIANPLQLNHQRRMLIITGPNMGGKSTYMRQTALIVLLAHIGSFVPAESAVIGPVDRIFTRVGAADDLASGRSTFMVEMTETANILHNATQHSLVLMDEIGRGTSTYDGLSLAWACAEALAQRIQAMTLFATHYFELTALPERLEGVSNVHLDAVEHGETIAFMHAVQEGAASKSYGLAVAALAGVPRDVIRRARQKLHELESQPQPESAANASAGSSAAAAPQLSLLPHPVIDELEALNPDNLSARQALDLLYRLKAML; this is encoded by the coding sequence ATGAGCGACAGCCTGAACCTTGATGCCCACACCCCCATGATGCAGCAGTATCTGCGCCTCAAAGCGCAGCACCCCGATATTTTGCTGTTTTATCGCATGGGTGACTTTTACGAACTGTTTTATGACGATGCCCGCTTGGCGTCGCAATTGTTGGATATCTCGCTGACCAAGCGTGGTCAATCGGCGGGTGAACCGATCCCGATGGCTGGCGTGCCACATCATTCGATTGAGGGCTATCTGGCCAAGCTGATCCAGCTCGGCGAATCGGCTGCTATCTGTGAGCAGATTGGCGATCCGGCCACCAGCAAAGGTCCGGTCGAGCGTAAAGTGGTACGGATTGTCACTCCCGGCACCGTCAGTGACGAAGCGCTGCTTCAAGAGCGGCAAGATAACCTGCTGGCGGCAATCTGCGCCCACGGTGATAAGTTCGGTTATGCCACGCTGGATATCAGCTCCGGCCGTTTCTTGCTGTCAGAGCCCGATAGCACCGATGCGATGCTGGCCGAGCTGCAACGCACCAATCCGGCTGAACTGCTGTACGCCGAAGATTTCCCTCACGCCGCATTGATTGAAAACCGTAAAGGCCTACGTCGTCGTCCGCTGTGGGAATTTGAAATTGATACCGCGCGCCAACAGCTCAACTTGCAATTTGGCACGCGCGATCTGACCGGCTTTGGTGTAGAACAGGCCGATGCCGGCCTGCGCGCCGCCGGTTGTCTGCTGCAGTATGTTAAAGACACCCAGCGCACCGCCCTGCCACATATTCGTGGCGTGATCATGGAGCGCCAACAAGATGGGATCATCATGGATGCGGCGACCCGCCGTAACTTGGAGATCACCTTAAATCTGAGCGGCGGCACCGATTGCACGCTGGCTTCGGTACTGGATCAAACCGTAACCGCGATGGGTAGCCGGATGCTCAAACGTTGGCTGCATCAACCGATTCGTAATCGGCAGATCTTAAGCCACCGTCAAGAAGCCATTCGCACGCTACAACACGAGATGTTGGTGAGCGAGCTGCAACCGCTGCTGCGCCAAATCGGCGATCTGGAGCGCATTTTGGCTCGTCTGGCGCTACGTAGCGCTCGCCCACGCGATTTAGCGCGGATGCGTAATGCCTTCCAGCAGCTGCCGCACATCAATCAACTGCTGCAAGCGCTGGCCTGTGCGCCACTGCAAAATTTAAATCAGCAAATCGGTGATTTTGCCGAGCTATGTGCGCTGCTTGAGCGCGCCGTGATTGAAAACCCGCCAGTGCTGATCCGTGATGGTGGTGTGCTGGCGCCGGGCTATAACGCTGAGCTGGATGAATGGCGTGCGCTGGCCGATGGCGCAACCACCTATCTGGAGCAATTGGAAATCCGCGAGCGCGAGCGCCTTGGTCTGGATACCCTGAAAGTGGGTTTCAACGCGGTACACGGTTACTACATTCAAGTCAGCCGTGGCCAAAGCGAGCATGTGCCTGCGCACTATATCCGCCGTCAAACGCTGAAAAATGCCGAGCGTTACATCATTCCAGAACTCAAAGAGTACGAAGACAAGGTTTTGACCGCCAAAGGCAAAGCACTAGCCTTGGAAAAGAGCCTGTACGAAGAGCTGTTTGATCTGCTGCTGCCACATTTGCCGGCATTGCAGCAAAGTGCCACCGCGCTGGCCGAGCTGGATGTGCTAGCAAACCTCGCCGAGCGCGCCGATTCGCTGGATTATCACTGTCCACAATTAAGTGAGCAACCGGGGATCGCCATCGAAAATGGTCGCCATCCGGTGGTCGAGCAAATGCTGCGTGAGCCGTTTATCGCCAACCCGCTGCAGCTCAATCATCAGCGTCGCATGTTGATCATTACCGGTCCGAACATGGGCGGTAAGAGCACCTATATGCGTCAAACCGCGCTGATCGTGTTACTGGCGCATATCGGTAGTTTCGTGCCCGCCGAAAGCGCCGTGATTGGGCCGGTCGATCGGATCTTTACCCGGGTCGGTGCCGCCGATGATTTGGCCTCCGGCCGTTCGACCTTCATGGTGGAGATGACCGAAACTGCGAATATTTTGCACAACGCGACCCAGCACAGCTTGGTATTGATGGATGAAATTGGCCGTGGCACCTCTACTTATGATGGCCTGTCGCTGGCTTGGGCCTGCGCCGAAGCACTGGCCCAGCGCATTCAAGCCATGACCCTGTTCGCCACCCACTACTTTGAGTTAACTGCACTGCCAGAGCGGCTGGAAGGCGTGTCCAACGTGCATTTGGATGCGGTTGAACACGGCGAAACCATCGCTTTTATGCATGCGGTACAAGAAGGGGCGGCGAGCAAAAGTTATGGTCTGGCGGTCGCGGCGTTGGCTGGGGTGCCACGCGATGTGATCCGCCGCGCACGGCAAAAGCTGCATGAACTGGAAAGCCAACCACAGCCAGAAAGCGCCGCCAATGCATCGGCTGGAAGTTCTGCCGCCGCAGCGCCTCAGCTCTCTTTGCTGCCGCATCCAGTGATTGATGAGTTAGAAGCGTTAAATCCAGATAATCTGAGTGCGCGCCAAGCCTTGGATCTGCTGTATCGCCTCAAAGCGATGCTGTAA
- the rpoS gene encoding RNA polymerase sigma factor RpoS, with product MSHTNTAAEELHEFEFEEASLEELESEAFEEAVDEDVEADEQFPHIDAQRVLDATQLYLGEIGFAPLLTAAEEVYFARRALRGDLAARKRMIESNLRLVVKIARRYGNRGLALLDLIEEGNLGLIRAVEKFDPERGFRFSTYATWWIRQTIERAIMNQTRTIRLPIHVVKELNVYLRTARELAHKLEHEPTAEDIAALLSCPVSDVSRMLRLNERITSVDTPIAGDSEKALLDILADEKDQGPEETTQDNDMHHSIIKWLYELNPKQREVLARRFGLLGYEAATLEDVGSEIGLTRERVRQIQVEGLRRLREILTQQGLSIHALFRE from the coding sequence ATGAGCCACACCAATACTGCAGCAGAAGAACTGCATGAATTTGAGTTTGAAGAAGCCAGCCTGGAAGAGCTGGAGTCCGAAGCGTTCGAAGAGGCCGTTGATGAGGATGTCGAGGCCGATGAACAGTTTCCTCATATTGATGCGCAACGTGTTCTGGATGCAACCCAGCTCTACCTCGGAGAAATTGGCTTCGCGCCGCTGCTGACGGCAGCCGAAGAAGTCTATTTCGCCCGGCGTGCTCTGCGCGGCGATCTGGCTGCCCGTAAGCGTATGATAGAAAGTAATCTGCGTTTGGTGGTCAAGATCGCCCGTCGCTATGGCAATCGGGGCTTGGCACTGCTCGACCTGATTGAAGAGGGTAACCTCGGATTGATTCGGGCGGTGGAGAAGTTTGATCCAGAGCGTGGCTTTCGTTTCTCAACCTATGCCACATGGTGGATCCGGCAGACCATCGAACGGGCGATCATGAATCAGACCCGTACTATCCGTCTGCCAATTCATGTTGTGAAAGAGTTGAACGTCTATCTGCGTACCGCGCGTGAGTTAGCGCACAAGCTAGAGCACGAGCCGACCGCAGAAGATATTGCTGCGCTGCTCTCCTGCCCAGTCAGTGATGTTAGCCGCATGTTGCGCTTGAATGAGCGCATCACCTCAGTAGATACACCGATTGCCGGTGACTCGGAAAAAGCGCTGTTGGATATTCTGGCCGATGAAAAAGATCAAGGGCCAGAAGAAACTACCCAAGATAACGACATGCACCACAGCATCATCAAGTGGCTGTATGAGCTCAATCCAAAGCAGCGCGAGGTGCTAGCGCGTCGTTTTGGCCTGTTGGGTTATGAGGCGGCAACGCTGGAAGATGTGGGCAGTGAAATTGGCTTGACCCGTGAGCGGGTGCGCCAGATTCAGGTTGAAGGTCTGCGGCGGTTGCGTGAGATCCTGACTCAGCAAGGGTTGAGTATCCATGCGCTATTTCGTGAGTAG
- the nlpD gene encoding murein hydrolase activator NlpD, with protein sequence MISGSLNKTLSKAGICSCLLLALGGCTTSETGPAPVSSATSDDGNYSSSHSGTPDYRRIQKGSYTGTTYQVKDGETLFYIAYISGRDFRELASANNIAPPYTIYPGQVIRLSEGGSGSYATPPTSIVSSQSPIEPVAVKNYSGSEGKQNVNRKQGELQITETVVSRKPQTPPPASATSSASSSVGNAAVSSWRWPVQGTVIDSYSSAEGGNKGIDIAGRRGQPIYATAPGKVVYAGNALRGYGNLIIIKHNDDYLSAYAHNDTLLVKERQEVKAGEQIATMGSSGTSSVRLHFEIRYKGKSVNPLGYLPKR encoded by the coding sequence ATGATTTCAGGAAGCCTAAACAAAACCCTGTCCAAGGCGGGTATTTGCTCTTGCTTATTATTAGCGCTCGGGGGATGTACAACATCCGAAACCGGCCCGGCGCCGGTCTCTTCGGCGACATCTGATGATGGGAATTACAGCTCATCACATAGCGGTACGCCGGATTATCGCCGGATCCAAAAAGGCAGCTATACCGGTACCACCTATCAGGTGAAAGACGGTGAGACACTGTTCTACATTGCCTATATTTCCGGTCGTGATTTTCGCGAACTGGCCTCGGCCAATAACATCGCGCCACCGTATACCATCTATCCAGGACAAGTGATCCGCTTGTCGGAAGGTGGCAGTGGTAGCTATGCAACTCCTCCGACCAGTATCGTCTCATCACAAAGTCCTATTGAACCGGTTGCGGTTAAGAATTACTCTGGCTCAGAGGGTAAACAAAATGTTAATCGCAAGCAGGGGGAGCTGCAGATTACTGAGACCGTTGTCTCACGTAAGCCGCAGACACCACCACCGGCAAGTGCCACCAGTAGCGCAAGCAGCAGTGTTGGCAATGCTGCGGTAAGCAGCTGGCGCTGGCCGGTACAGGGCACCGTGATTGACTCTTACTCCTCGGCTGAAGGGGGTAACAAAGGGATTGATATTGCCGGGCGTCGTGGTCAACCAATTTATGCCACCGCGCCAGGTAAAGTGGTGTATGCCGGTAATGCGTTACGTGGATACGGTAATCTTATTATCATCAAACACAACGATGATTATCTGAGCGCCTACGCCCACAACGATACATTACTCGTGAAGGAGCGGCAGGAAGTCAAAGCCGGTGAACAGATTGCGACAATGGGTAGCTCGGGTACCAGTTCAGTTCGACTGCACTTTGAGATCCGCTATAAAGGCAAATCTGTAAACCCGTTAGGATACCTTCCTAAGCGTTAA
- a CDS encoding YqaA family protein: MKLFGAVYDKVMLWSRHPKAEWWLGGLSFIEAIFFPIPPDIMLAPMSLSAPQRAVRYALLTAITSVLGGIVGYALGYYLFDVIQPLIAHMGYQANLDKAMQWFREWGVLVVFIAGFSPIPYKVFTITAGLLKMAFWPFVAAALVSRAARFLLVALLMAWGGKRMEAQLRKYIEILGWGTVALAVLVYLIYR, encoded by the coding sequence TTGAAATTGTTTGGCGCGGTTTATGATAAAGTCATGCTGTGGTCCCGCCATCCGAAAGCTGAATGGTGGCTGGGCGGATTGAGCTTTATCGAGGCCATCTTTTTCCCTATTCCACCCGATATTATGCTGGCGCCGATGTCATTATCTGCCCCGCAGCGTGCGGTGCGTTATGCATTATTAACGGCAATTACCTCGGTGTTAGGCGGTATTGTCGGCTATGCTCTGGGATATTATCTGTTTGATGTGATCCAGCCCCTGATTGCGCATATGGGATATCAGGCTAATCTGGATAAAGCCATGCAGTGGTTTAGAGAGTGGGGCGTACTGGTCGTTTTTATTGCCGGTTTTTCTCCCATCCCTTATAAAGTATTTACTATAACTGCCGGCTTATTAAAAATGGCCTTCTGGCCTTTTGTCGCTGCTGCGCTGGTTTCTCGTGCTGCGCGCTTTTTATTAGTTGCGCTGTTAATGGCGTGGGGCGGCAAACGAATGGAAGCCCAACTGCGTAAATATATAGAAATTCTAGGTTGGGGTACTGTGGCGCTGGCAGTGCTCGTGTATTTGATATATCGCTGA
- a CDS encoding protein-L-isoaspartate(D-aspartate) O-methyltransferase has translation MIKSVELSRLLIRLKEQGIRDEQVLHALACVPRHRFIDEALAHKAYDNTALPIGAGQTISQPYMVARMTELLELTPQSRVLEIGTGSGYQTAVLAHLVERVCSVERIKTLQWQAKRRFKQLDLHNISTRHGDGWEGWSARAPFDAIIVTAAATEIPQALLGQLAEGGRLVVPVGSHHQELQRIRRVHNQFQREHIEQARFVPLIQGELA, from the coding sequence ATGATAAAGTCAGTCGAATTATCTCGGCTACTCATCAGACTGAAAGAACAGGGAATCAGGGATGAACAAGTGTTACACGCACTGGCCTGTGTTCCCCGGCACCGTTTCATTGATGAAGCACTGGCTCACAAAGCTTATGACAACACGGCGCTGCCCATCGGCGCCGGACAAACTATCTCGCAGCCCTATATGGTGGCGAGAATGACCGAACTGCTGGAGCTCACGCCCCAGTCGCGGGTATTGGAAATCGGTACCGGCTCAGGCTATCAGACCGCCGTTCTGGCACATCTGGTGGAGCGCGTGTGTTCGGTGGAGCGGATTAAAACGCTGCAATGGCAAGCCAAGCGACGTTTTAAACAGCTTGATTTACATAATATTTCTACCCGTCATGGTGATGGTTGGGAAGGGTGGTCGGCACGGGCACCTTTTGACGCCATTATCGTGACCGCAGCCGCCACCGAAATTCCACAGGCCTTATTGGGGCAGTTGGCGGAAGGCGGACGCTTGGTGGTGCCTGTTGGCTCGCATCACCAAGAGTTACAGCGGATCCGACGGGTACATAATCAGTTCCAACGGGAACATATTGAACAGGCGCGTTTTGTACCGTTAATACAAGGAGAATTGGCTTGA
- the surE gene encoding 5'/3'-nucleotidase SurE → MRILLSNDDGVTAPGIQAMAAELRKFAEVTVVAPDRNRSGASNSLTLEMPLRIQKLANGDFSVRGTPTDCVHLAVNGLMAPLPDVVVSGINAGPNLGDDVIYSGTVAAATEGRHMGYPALAVSLNGTTHYETAAVITARFLRALQRRPLRTNRILNINVPDVPLEQIRGVKITRCGHRHPAGKVICEKDPRGNDIYWIGPVPAAKDAGEGTDFHAVENNYVSVTPLHVDLTAHQSLDTLTEWMENSGEW, encoded by the coding sequence ATGCGGATTCTGCTGAGTAACGATGACGGCGTTACCGCCCCCGGTATCCAAGCGATGGCGGCCGAGCTGCGCAAATTTGCTGAGGTGACAGTGGTTGCGCCAGATCGTAACCGCAGCGGCGCCTCCAACTCATTGACGCTGGAGATGCCCCTGCGTATTCAAAAGCTGGCCAATGGCGATTTTAGCGTGCGCGGCACCCCGACCGATTGCGTGCATCTGGCGGTGAATGGCCTGATGGCGCCGCTGCCGGATGTAGTGGTGTCAGGCATTAATGCCGGCCCCAATCTGGGCGATGATGTGATCTATTCCGGTACTGTTGCCGCCGCCACCGAAGGGCGGCATATGGGCTATCCGGCACTGGCGGTATCGCTCAATGGCACTACCCACTATGAAACTGCGGCGGTGATCACCGCCCGTTTCTTGCGTGCTTTGCAGCGCCGCCCTTTGCGCACCAATCGGATCTTGAATATCAATGTGCCAGATGTGCCATTGGAGCAAATCCGTGGCGTAAAAATTACTCGCTGTGGTCATCGTCATCCAGCCGGTAAAGTGATTTGTGAAAAAGATCCGCGCGGCAATGATATTTACTGGATAGGCCCTGTACCGGCAGCCAAAGATGCGGGTGAGGGAACCGATTTTCACGCCGTGGAGAACAATTACGTCTCCGTGACCCCACTGCATGTGGATTTAACGGCGCACCAGAGTCTGGACACGCTGACGGAGTGGATGGAAAACAGCGGAGAGTGGTAA
- the truD gene encoding tRNA pseudouridine(13) synthase TruD yields the protein MSECCYLLGKPALRARLKAQPEDFKVVEDLGYEFAGEGEHVMVYVRKTGCNTKFVAEKLAQFAGIPARNVAYAGLKDRNAVTEQWFGLHIPGKVTPDFSQFAQEGCEVVQVVRHNRKVRTGALRGNHFTLLLRDLTPDAALEQRLQAIAESGVPNYFGEQRFGRDGNNLQLALRWARGEVKIKDRNKRSFCLSAARSELFNRIVSARIEQGLQQQVLEGDALQLAGRNSWFVVTPEELAASQQRLQERDVNITAPMVGDGELGSQGPALALEQAQLEGQDDLLALLKRERLEPARRALLVVPQDLRWSWLDEGLQLQFFLPAGSYATSVVREIAIVDEEGDGHADSAE from the coding sequence GTGAGTGAGTGTTGCTATCTGCTGGGAAAACCGGCACTGCGTGCCCGTCTGAAAGCCCAACCGGAAGATTTCAAGGTTGTTGAAGATTTAGGTTACGAGTTTGCCGGTGAAGGTGAGCACGTCATGGTGTATGTGCGCAAAACCGGCTGCAACACCAAGTTTGTGGCAGAAAAGCTGGCGCAATTTGCCGGTATTCCTGCGCGTAACGTGGCGTATGCGGGATTGAAAGACCGTAATGCGGTTACGGAACAGTGGTTTGGCCTGCATATCCCAGGCAAAGTGACGCCAGATTTTAGCCAATTTGCGCAGGAAGGCTGTGAAGTGGTGCAAGTGGTTCGCCACAACCGTAAGGTGCGCACCGGCGCTCTGCGCGGCAATCACTTTACGTTGCTGCTGCGGGATTTGACGCCAGATGCCGCCCTAGAGCAGCGTCTGCAAGCGATTGCTGAGTCTGGGGTTCCCAACTATTTTGGCGAACAGCGTTTTGGCCGTGATGGCAACAACCTGCAACTGGCTTTACGCTGGGCGCGCGGTGAAGTGAAGATTAAAGACCGCAACAAGCGCAGCTTCTGCCTGTCTGCGGCGCGCAGTGAACTGTTTAACCGCATTGTCAGTGCCCGTATTGAGCAAGGTTTGCAGCAGCAAGTGCTGGAAGGCGATGCCCTGCAACTGGCGGGTCGCAACAGCTGGTTCGTGGTGACGCCTGAAGAGCTGGCCGCATCGCAACAGCGTTTGCAAGAGCGTGATGTGAATATCACCGCACCAATGGTCGGCGATGGTGAGCTCGGCTCTCAAGGGCCGGCGCTGGCATTAGAGCAAGCGCAGCTGGAAGGACAAGATGATCTGCTGGCTCTGCTTAAGCGTGAGCGTTTAGAGCCGGCGCGCCGTGCGCTGCTGGTGGTACCGCAAGATCTGCGTTGGAGCTGGCTGGATGAGGGCCTACAACTGCAATTTTTCCTGCCAGCGGGCAGCTACGCAACCAGCGTGGTGCGTGAAATTGCAATAGTCGACGAGGAAGGAGACGGGCATGCGGATTCTGCTGAGTAA
- the ispF gene encoding 2-C-methyl-D-erythritol 2,4-cyclodiphosphate synthase, whose translation MRIGHGFDVHRFGGEGPIVIGGVTIPYAQGLLAHSDGDVALHALTDALLGAAALGDIGHLFPDTDPAYKGADSRGLLREAFRQIKARGYRIGNVDVTIIAQAPKMAPHISAMRENIATDLECALECVNVKATTTEKLGFTGRGEGIACEAVALLLESHCE comes from the coding sequence ATGCGTATTGGACATGGTTTTGATGTACACCGATTTGGCGGCGAAGGCCCGATAGTAATTGGTGGCGTAACTATTCCTTATGCTCAGGGTTTGCTGGCGCACTCGGATGGCGATGTGGCGCTGCATGCGCTGACCGACGCTCTGCTGGGCGCTGCGGCGCTCGGTGATATCGGCCACCTGTTCCCAGATACCGATCCGGCCTATAAAGGTGCTGACAGTCGTGGTTTGCTGCGTGAAGCCTTCCGTCAGATCAAAGCGCGCGGTTACCGCATTGGTAACGTGGATGTCACCATCATTGCCCAAGCGCCAAAAATGGCTCCGCACATTAGCGCGATGCGGGAAAATATTGCTACCGATTTAGAATGCGCACTGGAGTGCGTAAATGTTAAAGCAACCACCACCGAAAAACTCGGGTTTACTGGCCGTGGTGAAGGGATTGCCTGTGAGGCCGTTGCATTACTGCTGGAGAGTCATTGTGAGTGA
- the ispD gene encoding 2-C-methyl-D-erythritol 4-phosphate cytidylyltransferase gives MMTHPESEAQASFVAVIPAAGIGSRMQAAVPKQYLMLHGKTLLEHTVAVLLQNPRIRNVVLALHPQDRWFADLPLAKEPRVRVVTGGENRADSVLAALQSLSLPAEQWVLVHDAARPCLTQTDLNRLLDLTLQPDTIGGLLAAPVRDTMKRSNADGLIEQTVERRQLWHALTPQMFPLGLLRASLQQALQDGAEITDEASALEYCGYHPQLVTGRADNLKVTQPEDLALADFFLSQRLSGADAQPS, from the coding sequence ATGATGACCCATCCCGAGAGTGAGGCGCAGGCCTCTTTTGTTGCTGTCATTCCCGCAGCCGGCATTGGCTCGCGTATGCAAGCCGCTGTTCCAAAGCAGTATCTGATGTTGCACGGCAAAACCTTGCTGGAGCACACCGTAGCTGTGCTGCTACAAAACCCGCGCATCCGTAATGTAGTACTGGCGCTGCATCCGCAAGACCGCTGGTTTGCTGATTTGCCACTGGCCAAGGAGCCGCGTGTTAGGGTGGTAACCGGTGGCGAGAACCGCGCCGATTCTGTGTTAGCGGCCTTACAATCGCTGAGCTTGCCTGCCGAACAATGGGTGTTGGTGCATGATGCCGCGCGCCCTTGCCTGACCCAAACCGATTTAAACCGACTGCTGGATTTGACCTTGCAGCCAGATACCATTGGCGGCTTATTGGCAGCTCCGGTGCGCGACACCATGAAGCGCAGTAATGCCGATGGCTTGATTGAACAGACTGTTGAACGTCGTCAGTTATGGCACGCCTTAACGCCGCAAATGTTCCCACTGGGGCTGCTGCGCGCGAGCCTGCAACAGGCATTGCAAGACGGGGCAGAGATCACCGATGAGGCGTCTGCGTTGGAGTATTGCGGCTATCACCCTCAATTGGTCACCGGACGGGCCGATAATCTTAAGGTCACTCAGCCAGAAGATCTGGCGTTGGCCGACTTTTTCCTGTCTCAGCGGTTATCGGGGGCAGATGCCCAGCCGAGCTGA
- the ftsB gene encoding cell division protein FtsB: MSKLSILLLVILGWLQYSLWLGKNGIHTYTRIQQEVATQEASNAKLKSRNEQLFAEIDDLSSGLEAIEERARDELGMVKPGETFYRLLPADKPTNTQ; this comes from the coding sequence ATGAGTAAACTGAGCATACTTTTACTCGTGATATTGGGCTGGTTACAGTACAGCCTGTGGCTGGGTAAAAATGGTATCCATACTTATACCCGTATCCAGCAAGAAGTCGCGACACAAGAAGCAAGCAACGCCAAATTAAAAAGCCGCAACGAACAGTTGTTTGCTGAAATCGATGATCTTTCCAGTGGTCTGGAAGCGATTGAAGAGCGTGCCCGTGATGAACTTGGTATGGTGAAACCGGGAGAAACCTTCTACCGCCTGTTACCGGCGGATAAACCGACAAATACACAATGA